One genomic window of Candidatus Kuenenia stuttgartiensis includes the following:
- a CDS encoding helix-turn-helix domain-containing protein has product MKSKDEKWALFWCNLLHPVIFGEIEKEQTNLFLKKLCLQEVVFPNGKRKRPTISTLRRKLNRYRKDGFQSLARKARSDRGASRRFSPEIIDKAVELKKEQPRRSDDCLNRFLEKYYGKTIPKSTLYRHLRLAGATRLKLGVSQQKVRIRS; this is encoded by the coding sequence ATGAAATCGAAAGACGAAAAATGGGCTTTATTCTGGTGCAATCTTCTGCATCCTGTCATCTTCGGTGAGATTGAGAAGGAGCAGACCAACCTTTTTCTGAAAAAACTCTGCCTTCAGGAGGTCGTATTCCCCAACGGAAAGCGGAAAAGACCCACTATCTCTACCCTCAGGAGAAAACTCAACCGCTACCGCAAAGATGGATTTCAATCTCTTGCAAGAAAGGCGAGGAGCGACCGTGGCGCATCCAGAAGGTTTTCTCCTGAAATTATCGACAAAGCCGTTGAACTCAAAAAAGAACAACCACGCCGCAGCGACGATTGCCTCAACCGCTTTCTTGAGAAATACTATGGGAAAACGATCCCCAAATCCACCCTCTACCGCCATCTCAGACTCGCAGGGGCGACCCGGCTCAAACTCGGCGTCTCACAGCAAAAGGTGCGTATACGCTCTTAG
- a CDS encoding DDE-type integrase/transposase/recombinase has product MLVDGEALPTNLCLFIDCYSRYVVEGRYYLKQTLDILIDSLIRAWTIHGSPKELYLDNAKVYHSDALRSACYNLGIKLIHRPPRDPAPGGLVERFFGTSQT; this is encoded by the coding sequence GTGCTCGTTGACGGCGAGGCGCTTCCCACAAACCTCTGTCTCTTTATCGACTGCTACAGCCGTTATGTGGTCGAAGGACGGTATTATCTCAAACAAACCCTCGATATCCTTATCGATTCTCTCATCAGGGCCTGGACTATCCACGGCTCGCCCAAAGAACTCTACCTCGACAATGCCAAGGTCTACCACTCTGACGCCCTGCGCTCTGCCTGTTACAACCTCGGCATTAAACTCATCCACAGACCACCACGCGACCCTGCTCCCGGCGGACTGGTCGAACGTTTCTTCGGCACCAGCCAGACATAG
- a CDS encoding Mu transposase C-terminal domain-containing protein — protein sequence MDAALAFFMKRIPRTVDRTFADVRIDNRFYRVDPKLRGDKVEVRYDPYGDLKKVLIYSANGEYLGSGNLYLRDQGAETPAASPSKPKHNYLDLITQKHKSILQAQAKGIDYHQIISERPWPFMAFVQKLALLMGHKGSLSAFSSHELESLKKCYNRIPALNESLLTEAFQNASVKTLPYIIRELQIAYSKKEVS from the coding sequence ATGGACGCCGCTCTTGCCTTCTTCATGAAACGCATCCCCAGAACCGTTGACAGAACCTTTGCCGATGTCCGCATTGATAACCGCTTTTACCGTGTTGACCCCAAACTCAGAGGCGATAAAGTAGAAGTCCGTTACGACCCATACGGCGATCTCAAAAAGGTCTTGATCTATTCCGCAAACGGTGAATACCTCGGCTCGGGAAATCTCTACCTGCGCGACCAGGGCGCTGAAACTCCAGCCGCCTCACCTTCAAAACCAAAACATAATTACCTCGACCTTATCACTCAGAAACACAAATCCATTCTCCAGGCTCAGGCCAAAGGCATTGATTACCACCAAATCATCTCCGAACGACCCTGGCCATTCATGGCATTCGTCCAGAAACTCGCACTCCTCATGGGACACAAAGGCTCTCTCTCCGCCTTCAGCTCTCATGAACTCGAATCGCTTAAAAAATGCTACAACCGTATCCCCGCTCTCAACGAATCATTGCTCACGGAGGCATTCCAAAATGCCTCCGTGAAAACCTTACCCTATATCATTCGTGAATTACAAATCGCTTACTCGAAAAAGGAGGTCTCTTAA